The following proteins are co-located in the Urocitellus parryii isolate mUroPar1 chromosome 15, mUroPar1.hap1, whole genome shotgun sequence genome:
- the Ces4a gene encoding carboxylesterase 4A isoform X2: MYLNTGKQYKWLRFSEDCLYLNVYAPVHAHGDPLLPVMVWFPGGAFLVGSASTYEGSQLAAREKVVLVSLQHRLGILGFLRWWRGYTSDKEARGNWALLDQIEALRWVQENIEAFGGDPDSVTLFGQSSGAMCISGLMLSPLAQGLFHRAISQSGTVLFKVFITRDPLKVAKEVAHLAGCNHNSTRIIIECLRSLSGAQMMHVSRKMNFFHFNFQKQPQEIIWFPSPVVDGVVFPVDPVVLLTQGQVSPVPYLLGVNNLEFSWLLPYIMKLPRNWYSSKKEVLTRLLWITSTLLNVTKEQIPLVVEEYLNDIPKHDWKVFRNHVMDLAGDATFVYTTLQAARYYRGTPMMGSCPAGHAMTKMKSICS, translated from the exons CCATGGGGACCCTCTGCTGCCG GTGATGGTCTGGTTCCCGGGAGGCGCCTTCCTTGTTGGCTCGGCTTCCACTTACGAGGGCTCTCAATTAGCAGCCCGTGAGAAAGTGGTGCTGGTGTCTCTGCAGCACAGGCTGGGCATCCTGGGCTTCCTAAG ATGGTGGCGAGGGTA CACCAGTGACAAGGAGGCCCGAGGCAACTGGGCGCTGCTGGATCAAATTGAGGCTCTACGCTGGGTTCAGGAGAACATTGAGGCCTTTGGTGGAGACCCAGACAGCGTGACCTTGTTCGGGCAGTCGTCGGGGGCCATGTGCATTTCAGGACTG ATGTTGTCACCTCTAGCCCAGGGTCTCTTTCATCGGGCCATTTCCCAGAGTGGCACTGTGCTATTCAAAGTCTTCATCACTCGTGACCCATTGAAGGTGGCCAAG GAGGTTGCTCACCTGGCTGGCTGCAACCACAACAGCACAAGGATCATAATAGAGTGTCTAAGGTCTCTATCAGGGGCCCAGATGATGCATGTGTCCAGGAAGATG AATTTTTTCCACTTTAACTTCCAGAAACAACCTCAAGAG ATCATCTGGTTCCCGAGCCCTGTGGTGGACGGTGTGGTGTTCCCAGTTGACCCTGTGGTGCTCCTGACCCAGGGGCAGGTTTCACCTGTACCCTATCTTCTAGGTGTCAACAATCTGGAGTTCAGTTGGCTCTTGCCTTAT ATCATGAAGCTCCCACGAAACTGGTATTCATCGAAGAAAGAAGTTCTCACCAGGCTGCTCTGGATTACCAGCACCCTGTTG AATGTCACTAAGGAGCAGATACCACTTGTGGTGGAGGAGTACCTGAACGACATCCCTAAGCATGACTGGAAGGTGTTCCGAAACCATGTGATGGACCTAGCTGGAGATGCCACCTTTGTGTACACCACGCTGCAAGCAGCCCGCTACTACCGGG GAACCCCAATGATGGGAAGTTGCCCTGCTGGCCACGCTATGACAAAGATGAAAAGTATCTGCAGCTGA